From a single Acidimicrobiales bacterium genomic region:
- the panC gene encoding pantoate--beta-alanine ligase, whose amino-acid sequence MELITTVAELRGRLDQARAEGRTVGAVPTMGFLHEGHQSLMRAAAADNDLVATSVFVNPLQFAPTEDLAAYPRDLDRDRRLADAAGAHLLFAPTVEEMYPEPVCTTVRVADVSARFEGATRPTHFAGVATVVAKLCNIFGPCRMYFGEKDYQQVAVVRRMVADLSFPVEVVACPTVREPDGVAMSSRNVYLTPEERAAAPVLQRALQAGVALVHGGERDPAVVEAAVEATIRAEPLAELDYAAVVDAATLAPLDVVAGEVRLLAAARFGKARLLDNAGAAAPPPDP is encoded by the coding sequence GTGGAGTTGATCACGACTGTCGCCGAGTTGCGCGGCCGGCTGGACCAGGCCCGAGCCGAGGGTCGCACGGTGGGCGCGGTGCCCACGATGGGGTTCCTGCACGAGGGTCACCAGTCGCTGATGCGGGCCGCGGCGGCCGACAACGACCTCGTGGCCACCTCGGTCTTCGTGAACCCCCTGCAGTTCGCGCCGACCGAGGACCTCGCCGCGTATCCCCGCGATCTCGACCGCGATCGTCGCCTCGCCGACGCGGCCGGCGCCCATCTGCTGTTCGCGCCGACCGTCGAGGAGATGTATCCAGAGCCGGTGTGCACCACGGTGCGCGTCGCGGACGTGTCCGCACGGTTCGAAGGGGCGACCCGCCCCACGCACTTTGCCGGGGTCGCCACGGTCGTGGCCAAGCTGTGCAACATCTTCGGTCCGTGCCGCATGTACTTCGGCGAGAAGGACTACCAACAGGTGGCGGTCGTGCGCCGCATGGTGGCCGACCTCTCGTTCCCGGTCGAGGTGGTGGCGTGCCCGACCGTCCGCGAGCCCGACGGCGTGGCGATGTCGAGCCGCAACGTGTACCTCACCCCCGAGGAACGTGCCGCAGCACCGGTCCTCCAACGGGCGTTGCAGGCAGGCGTCGCGCTGGTGCACGGCGGCGAGCGCGACCCGGCAGTGGTGGAGGCGGCGGTGGAGGCCACGATCCGCGCAGAACCGCTCGCCGAGCTCGACTACGCAGCAGTGGTCGACGCGGCCACGCTCGCGCCGCTCGACGTGGTCGCCGGCGAGGTCCGCCTGCTCGCCGCCGCGCGCTTCGGCAAGGCCCGCCTGCTCGACAACGCCGGCGCCGCCGCCCCACCACCCGACCCCTGA
- the folK gene encoding 2-amino-4-hydroxy-6-hydroxymethyldihydropteridine diphosphokinase, whose product MSRALLSLGSNLGDRLAHLRAAVDTLGPQVRAVSPLYETEPVGGPPGQGAYLNIVVEIETDLGPRELLAVCHRLEAAADRTRDVRWGPRTLDVDILLYDDLRLDTPDLEIPHPRMYERRFVMAPLADVAPDLVPPDWEEHVTGEVARVGELDLSR is encoded by the coding sequence TTGAGTCGTGCGTTGTTGAGCCTGGGCTCCAACCTCGGCGATCGCCTGGCCCACTTGCGGGCAGCGGTCGACACGCTCGGTCCGCAAGTGCGCGCCGTGTCGCCGTTGTACGAGACCGAACCGGTCGGCGGCCCGCCGGGTCAGGGCGCGTATCTCAACATCGTGGTGGAGATCGAGACCGACCTCGGTCCCCGAGAGCTGCTGGCGGTGTGCCACCGCTTGGAGGCGGCAGCGGACCGCACCCGTGATGTCCGGTGGGGACCCCGCACGCTCGACGTCGACATCTTGTTGTACGACGACCTCCGGCTCGACACGCCCGACCTCGAGATCCCGCACCCCCGCATGTACGAGCGCCGGTTCGTGATGGCGCCGCTTGCCGACGTCGCCCCTGACCTGGTGCCGCCTGATTGGGAGGAGCACGTCACCGGTGAGGTGGCCCGTGTGGGGGAGCTCGACCTCTCCCGATGA
- a CDS encoding FAD-binding protein, which translates to MDRPDPAISQGDVAPAPRAPLDLLVIGSGVAGLSAAVRAAEVHGLSVGVLTKGELEQATTRWAQGGVAAVLDADPDSTDLHLADTVKAGAGLCDLDAVRVLVDEGPDRVHELISLGAIFDRDADGQLELAREGGHSMARVVHAGGAATGAEVERALVAAVRRTATAVYEHHFATELVAGGGRCRGVTALDPAGRLIEIPAAHVLLATGGAGQLYAVTTNPVASTGDGIAMALRAGVAVADVEFMQFHPTALHTPKMPRPLLTEALRGHGALLRDHRGERFVDELQPRDVVSRAMTARMSEGGVDHLWLDATGLDRFDARFPTIAASLAEVGLDPATDWLPIAPAAHHLSGGVVTDLRGATNLPGLWAAGEVACSGVHGANRLASNSLLEGMVFGPRVVEAVAAGVDGPEPTGAMRCVVRAPADVPGRALGPVALPSAGGTERVAAGSSGADGSSPGVRSAIVADVAVARDELQRVLTRTAGVLRSAGSLAEASTQLTRAAAHVQAADPASQELRNLCDIGAALVTAATARTESRGAHTREDYPDPLESFHCRLVLGP; encoded by the coding sequence GTGGACCGACCCGACCCTGCCATCTCGCAGGGCGACGTGGCGCCTGCACCGCGAGCCCCCCTGGATCTGCTCGTCATCGGTTCGGGGGTGGCCGGGCTGTCGGCGGCCGTGCGAGCGGCCGAAGTGCACGGGCTGTCGGTTGGTGTGCTCACCAAAGGTGAGCTGGAGCAAGCCACCACGAGGTGGGCCCAAGGTGGCGTCGCCGCGGTGCTCGACGCCGACCCCGACTCGACCGACCTGCACCTGGCTGACACGGTGAAGGCCGGCGCAGGGCTGTGCGACCTCGACGCTGTGCGGGTGTTGGTCGACGAAGGGCCCGATCGCGTGCACGAGCTGATCAGTCTTGGTGCGATCTTCGACCGCGACGCGGACGGCCAGCTCGAGTTGGCTCGCGAAGGCGGCCATTCCATGGCGCGGGTGGTACACGCAGGCGGGGCGGCCACCGGCGCCGAGGTCGAACGGGCGCTGGTCGCTGCGGTGCGACGAACGGCGACGGCCGTCTACGAGCATCATTTCGCCACCGAACTCGTCGCCGGCGGCGGGCGCTGCCGGGGAGTGACCGCCCTCGATCCTGCGGGCCGCCTCATCGAGATCCCAGCCGCGCACGTGCTGCTCGCCACCGGCGGCGCCGGGCAGCTCTATGCCGTCACCACCAACCCGGTGGCCTCCACGGGCGATGGCATCGCGATGGCGCTGCGGGCCGGAGTCGCGGTGGCCGACGTCGAGTTCATGCAGTTCCATCCCACCGCCTTGCACACCCCGAAGATGCCCCGGCCGCTGCTCACCGAAGCGCTGCGGGGGCATGGGGCGCTGCTGCGCGACCACCGCGGCGAACGCTTCGTCGACGAGCTCCAGCCTCGCGACGTGGTGTCGCGAGCCATGACGGCTCGCATGTCGGAAGGTGGGGTCGACCACCTCTGGCTCGACGCCACCGGCCTCGACCGGTTCGACGCCCGCTTCCCGACCATCGCTGCGTCGCTCGCCGAGGTCGGGCTCGACCCGGCCACGGACTGGCTGCCGATCGCCCCTGCTGCGCACCACCTGAGCGGGGGAGTGGTGACCGATTTGCGCGGTGCCACCAACCTGCCGGGCCTGTGGGCCGCCGGCGAAGTGGCCTGCAGCGGGGTCCACGGCGCCAACCGGCTGGCGTCGAACTCCCTGCTCGAAGGCATGGTGTTCGGGCCGCGGGTGGTGGAGGCCGTGGCGGCGGGCGTCGATGGACCGGAGCCGACCGGCGCGATGCGCTGCGTCGTGCGGGCGCCGGCCGACGTGCCCGGACGGGCCCTCGGCCCGGTCGCGTTGCCGTCTGCCGGTGGGACCGAGAGGGTCGCCGCTGGTTCGTCAGGGGCCGACGGTTCGTCCCCAGGTGTCCGATCCGCGATCGTGGCCGACGTCGCCGTCGCCCGCGACGAGTTGCAGCGGGTGCTCACCCGGACGGCCGGTGTCTTGCGCTCGGCCGGATCGCTCGCCGAGGCGTCGACGCAGCTCACCCGCGCCGCCGCGCACGTGCAGGCAGCGGACCCGGCCTCGCAGGAGCTGCGCAACCTGTGCGACATCGGTGCGGCGCTCGTGACCGCGGCGACCGCGCGAACCGAGAGCCGCGGCGCGCA
- a CDS encoding DUF2520 domain-containing protein has translation MSHTVRIVGGGRAGTAFAAALADAGWSVAGVMGRDDPIERAAERVELVLVAVADRSVGEVARRITPRSDAVIAHVAGSLGLGVLAPHGQRAAVHPLVAIPPPPFGARRLRGAWFAVAGSTDPARSLAAEVVAALGGSKVDVADERRTEYHAAACIASNHLVALLGQVERIAASAGVPFAAYLDLVRSTVDSVVELGPADALTGPVARGDWPTVAAHLAALDPTERSAYDALARQARRLVDPAFDPIGVPPWS, from the coding sequence ATGAGCCACACGGTGCGCATCGTGGGCGGCGGCCGGGCCGGCACGGCGTTCGCCGCGGCGCTCGCCGACGCCGGGTGGTCCGTCGCCGGGGTGATGGGGCGCGACGACCCGATCGAGCGGGCGGCCGAACGCGTCGAGCTCGTGCTGGTGGCTGTCGCCGACCGGTCGGTGGGCGAGGTGGCCCGTCGGATCACACCGCGGTCCGACGCCGTGATCGCGCACGTGGCGGGGTCGCTCGGCCTCGGCGTGTTGGCCCCGCACGGCCAGCGCGCGGCCGTCCACCCGTTGGTGGCCATCCCGCCGCCGCCCTTCGGTGCCCGCCGCTTGCGAGGCGCCTGGTTTGCGGTCGCCGGCTCGACCGATCCCGCTCGGTCGCTCGCGGCGGAGGTGGTCGCCGCCCTCGGAGGAAGCAAGGTCGATGTGGCAGACGAGCGTCGCACCGAGTACCACGCGGCCGCGTGCATCGCGTCGAACCATCTGGTGGCGCTGCTCGGTCAAGTCGAACGGATCGCCGCGAGCGCCGGAGTCCCGTTTGCGGCGTACCTCGACCTGGTGCGCTCCACCGTCGACAGCGTGGTCGAGCTCGGCCCCGCCGACGCACTCACCGGCCCGGTCGCGCGGGGCGACTGGCCCACGGTGGCCGCACATCTCGCCGCGCTCGACCCGACCGAACGCTCCGCTTACGACGCCCTGGCGCGCCAGGCCCGGCGCCTCGTCGACCCGGCGTTCGACCCCATCGGAGTGCCGCCGTGGAGTTGA
- the panD gene encoding aspartate 1-decarboxylase → MRRRMMKSKIHRATVTGADLHYVGSITLDPELLERADIAEYEQVHVLDIDNGNRFETYAISGVRGSGDCCLNGAAARLVSPGDRLIVITYADYEAAELEGFEPQVVHVDSGNQPVDEDTARALAGLDRPAPRRYVEIESAADLAPELASAFGNQ, encoded by the coding sequence ATGCGCAGGCGCATGATGAAGTCGAAGATCCACCGGGCCACGGTCACCGGTGCCGATCTCCACTATGTGGGTTCGATCACGCTCGACCCCGAGCTCCTCGAACGAGCCGACATCGCCGAGTACGAGCAGGTGCACGTGCTCGACATCGACAACGGCAACCGCTTCGAGACGTACGCCATCAGCGGCGTGCGGGGCTCGGGCGACTGCTGCCTCAACGGTGCTGCCGCCCGCCTCGTGTCGCCCGGCGACCGGCTGATCGTCATCACGTACGCCGACTACGAAGCGGCCGAGCTCGAGGGTTTCGAACCACAGGTCGTCCACGTCGACTCCGGCAACCAGCCGGTCGACGAAGACACGGCTCGGGCGTTGGCCGGCCTCGATCGTCCTGCGCCGCGGCGCTACGTCGAGATCGAGTCGGCGGCCGACCTGGCGCCCGAGCTCGCCAGCGCCTTCGGCAACCAGTAG
- the folB gene encoding dihydroneopterin aldolase: MSDGSHPDRVELRGLRLNAFCGVLPEEQARRQPIEIDLDVEVDLRPASASDDLTDTVDYGGLCDEVAQLVDEERFALLERLAARVADVVLAADGVEACDVRVRKLRPPVPHQLVSSGVRIRRTRPGGVTG; the protein is encoded by the coding sequence ATGAGCGACGGGTCGCACCCAGACCGGGTCGAGCTGCGCGGCTTGCGCCTCAACGCGTTCTGTGGCGTGCTGCCCGAGGAGCAGGCGCGACGGCAGCCGATCGAGATCGATCTCGATGTGGAAGTCGACCTGCGGCCCGCCAGCGCCTCCGACGACCTGACGGACACGGTCGACTACGGCGGACTGTGCGATGAGGTCGCGCAGCTCGTCGACGAGGAGCGGTTTGCGCTGCTCGAACGGCTCGCCGCGCGCGTGGCCGACGTCGTCCTCGCTGCCGACGGGGTCGAGGCATGCGACGTTCGCGTCCGCAAGCTGCGGCCGCCGGTGCCGCACCAGCTCGTCTCGTCAGGGGTTCGCATCCGTCGTACCAGGCCCGGTGGGGTGACGGGTTGA